One region of Syntrophales bacterium genomic DNA includes:
- a CDS encoding DEAD/DEAH box helicase: MPPKTDNRNTPQKKPVFHSRKRREESSRRLGHERPHLRMKPEAEPLLKPIFAKIGKPPAAEFRPDPFQLEAVEAIREADCLVTAPTGSGKTWIATEAMRAVFASGSRSWYASPLKALSNSKWVEFGELFGMENVGIVTGDTKENTAAPVIVGTTEILRNQLYDAMHSGKALNFDLVILDEAHFLGDRDRGVVWEEIMIYLPARINLLLLSATIGNAEEIAGWLSSIRNKPCRVIREVKRPVPLYPLFLHPSGRLMPLVEGNRLFAKIDEFVNQRHGRLERGLPSFGEILEVLEHHHLLPAIFFLKSRSECDAALAMCSPATDSSDGFQRDLAASLEGAPYLQNHRQLHELKTARVAAHHGGQLPAWKFFVETMMKNGHLRAIFATSTVAAGVNFPARTIVLLNSDLFNGSEFSPLSGTEFHQMTGRAGRRGQDRIGFMLTIPGRFMDMIHVRKLLSREPEAIASQLRSDFSMALNLLLSQTPEDIRNIFSHSFAAYQRKQGRKEQGEQPDLWSDFQRHLKLLKDEGFVGGDERLTENGIWASKLRLDQPLLIAECLRQGVLPRNDVYLFAATIAPFVYDGDQEATLIKKDLPGRLTRACNRVFKAVSPLSERLKDRDFPVSTLTLWPAVIIYEWAMGGAWDRIVKRTGIAEGDLAMLILRTADNLRQLMSLRDTHPEIAALAAGAREAILREPVIF; this comes from the coding sequence ATGCCCCCAAAAACAGACAACAGAAACACCCCGCAAAAAAAGCCGGTTTTTCACTCCAGAAAACGTCGGGAAGAGTCCTCCCGACGTTTGGGCCATGAAAGGCCGCATCTCCGGATGAAACCGGAGGCAGAGCCGCTTTTGAAACCTATCTTTGCCAAAATAGGCAAGCCCCCTGCCGCCGAATTCCGCCCCGACCCCTTTCAACTGGAGGCAGTCGAGGCGATCCGGGAGGCGGACTGCCTCGTTACCGCCCCGACCGGCTCCGGAAAAACATGGATCGCCACCGAGGCGATGCGCGCCGTGTTCGCAAGCGGCAGCCGCTCCTGGTACGCCTCCCCTTTGAAGGCGCTCAGCAATTCCAAATGGGTGGAATTCGGTGAGCTTTTCGGAATGGAAAACGTCGGGATCGTAACCGGCGATACCAAAGAAAATACCGCCGCCCCCGTTATTGTCGGCACCACCGAAATACTGCGCAACCAGCTCTACGACGCAATGCACAGCGGGAAGGCCCTGAATTTCGACCTCGTCATCCTCGATGAGGCCCATTTCCTCGGCGATCGCGACCGGGGGGTCGTCTGGGAAGAGATCATGATCTACCTTCCGGCGCGCATCAACCTGTTATTGCTTTCGGCAACGATCGGCAACGCTGAAGAAATAGCCGGCTGGCTGTCCTCCATCAGAAACAAACCCTGTCGCGTGATCCGGGAGGTCAAGCGGCCGGTTCCGCTCTATCCCCTTTTTCTGCACCCCTCCGGCCGCCTGATGCCGCTGGTCGAGGGAAATCGCCTTTTCGCCAAGATCGATGAATTCGTCAACCAGCGCCATGGACGTTTGGAGCGGGGTCTGCCGAGTTTTGGCGAGATTCTGGAGGTGCTCGAACATCACCATCTGCTGCCGGCGATTTTTTTCCTTAAATCACGTTCCGAATGTGACGCCGCCCTCGCAATGTGTTCACCCGCGACCGACTCGTCCGATGGTTTTCAGCGCGACCTCGCCGCCAGTCTTGAGGGCGCTCCCTACCTTCAGAACCATCGGCAGCTCCATGAGCTCAAAACGGCCCGCGTCGCCGCCCATCATGGCGGACAGCTCCCCGCCTGGAAATTTTTTGTCGAAACAATGATGAAAAACGGTCACCTGCGGGCGATTTTTGCGACCTCAACGGTCGCCGCAGGGGTAAATTTCCCCGCCCGGACGATTGTCCTTCTGAACTCTGACCTCTTCAACGGCAGTGAGTTTTCCCCGCTGAGCGGCACGGAATTTCACCAGATGACCGGGCGGGCCGGAAGGCGCGGCCAGGATCGAATCGGCTTCATGCTGACCATTCCCGGACGCTTCATGGACATGATCCACGTGCGCAAGCTGCTCTCCCGCGAACCGGAGGCAATCGCAAGCCAGTTGCGCAGTGACTTCTCGATGGCTCTGAATCTGCTGCTTTCCCAGACGCCTGAGGACATTCGCAATATCTTTTCTCACTCCTTCGCTGCGTATCAACGGAAACAGGGGAGAAAAGAACAAGGCGAGCAACCTGATCTCTGGAGCGACTTCCAGCGCCACCTGAAGCTGCTTAAGGATGAAGGGTTCGTCGGCGGCGATGAGCGCCTGACCGAAAACGGAATCTGGGCCTCCAAATTGCGGCTCGACCAACCGCTCTTGATCGCCGAATGCCTGAGACAGGGCGTCCTGCCGCGGAACGACGTGTATCTCTTTGCCGCCACCATCGCCCCGTTCGTCTATGATGGCGATCAGGAGGCAACGTTAATAAAAAAGGACCTCCCCGGCCGGCTGACCCGCGCCTGCAACCGTGTTTTCAAGGCCGTTTCGCCCCTCTCGGAACGTCTGAAGGATCGCGATTTTCCTGTATCTACGCTGACGCTCTGGCCGGCGGTGATCATCTATGAATGGGCAATGGGCGGCGCTTGGGACAGAATAGTCAAGAGAACGGGGATCGCCGAAGGAGACCTGGCGATGCTGATCCTGCGGACAGCCGACAACCTCCGGCAGTTGATGTCGCTGCGCGATACGCACCCGGAAATCGCGGCGCTCGCAGCGGGGGCAAGGGAGGCAATCCTCCGCGAACCGGTGATTTTTTAA
- a CDS encoding DUF3343 domain-containing protein, producing MEAPPYAVFLFPSVNHTLKAEKILKEQGIVHKLIPVPRQISSDCGVCLRVFVEQQGLVAETLKNLVTWERTVLL from the coding sequence ATGGAAGCGCCGCCGTACGCCGTATTTCTATTTCCTTCGGTTAACCATACGCTGAAGGCGGAAAAGATTCTCAAGGAACAGGGGATCGTCCATAAACTGATCCCCGTTCCTCGCCAGATCAGTTCTGACTGCGGCGTCTGCCTCCGTGTTTTCGTGGAGCAGCAGGGACTTGTGGCAGAGACATTGAAGAATTTGGTGACCTGGGAAAGAACGGTACTTCTATAA
- a CDS encoding YitT family protein, which translates to MRGFSWQVSWSFLKTAGWNLLLMAAGGILCGIAINGILIPRGFVSGGVVGFSILSHYLWPVLSVAVIYFLLNIPLFIAGWFFVNRRFFLYSIIGMIIFTTAVSLVQISVPVYDKLLAALLAGLIQGLGSGIILKSQGSAGGTDILSVILHNRFSIRLGTTILGFNSLILGAAAFFFSLEDALYTMIYLYVTTKIVDLVVTGLSQRKAVFIVTPCWEKVESRILAEIGRGITILHGQGAYSEKEKRILYTVVTFQELSVLKNIVREEDAEAFVVISDTAEVMGNRIGNQAHW; encoded by the coding sequence ATGAGGGGCTTTTCTTGGCAGGTAAGTTGGTCATTTCTGAAGACCGCCGGCTGGAACCTTTTGCTGATGGCGGCAGGCGGCATTCTTTGCGGCATTGCGATCAACGGGATACTGATTCCCCGCGGTTTTGTCAGCGGCGGCGTGGTGGGTTTTTCGATCCTGAGCCACTACCTCTGGCCGGTTTTATCGGTAGCCGTGATCTATTTTCTGCTGAATATTCCCCTGTTCATAGCCGGCTGGTTCTTTGTCAACCGCCGGTTTTTTCTCTACAGCATAATCGGGATGATTATCTTCACGACAGCCGTTTCTCTCGTTCAAATCTCGGTTCCGGTCTATGACAAACTGCTTGCCGCGTTGCTTGCCGGGCTGATTCAGGGCCTTGGTTCCGGGATTATCCTGAAATCACAGGGATCAGCCGGCGGCACGGACATCCTGTCGGTCATTCTTCACAACCGCTTTTCCATCCGCCTGGGAACGACCATTCTGGGCTTCAACTCTCTTATTCTGGGCGCTGCCGCGTTTTTCTTCTCCCTCGAAGACGCGCTGTACACAATGATTTATCTGTATGTGACGACGAAGATTGTCGACCTCGTTGTTACCGGTTTGAGCCAGAGAAAGGCGGTTTTTATCGTTACGCCGTGCTGGGAGAAGGTAGAATCCCGAATCCTGGCGGAAATCGGGCGGGGAATTACCATTCTGCACGGTCAGGGGGCGTATTCGGAAAAGGAAAAGAGGATCCTCTACACGGTTGTTACCTTTCAGGAGCTATCCGTTCTGAAGAACATAGTCCGGGAGGAGGATGCTGAAGCCTTTGTCGTTATTTCCGATACCGCGGAGGTCATGGGAAACCGCATCGGCAATCAGGCGCACTGGTGA
- the xth gene encoding exodeoxyribonuclease III: protein MGSFKVATYNVNSIRSRLHIVIPWLRGNSPDVLCMQETKVEDSQFPVSAFEEAGYQVVFRGAKRYNGVAIASRISPVEVIHGLGDDGPPDDDRLVAARFSGIVVVNSYVPQGREKESVHFRYKLEWFKRLGIFFNHRWSPDTPLLWCGDLNVAPEDIDVHDPKRLLGHVCFTPEVWEAYGAVRSWGLEDIYRRHHPGEAGRYTFFDYRVPNAVQRGLGWRIDQILATSPLAARSLSCEIDLSPRTAEKPSDHTILVAEFAKT from the coding sequence ATGGGATCCTTTAAGGTCGCCACCTACAACGTTAATTCCATCAGGAGCCGTCTGCACATTGTCATTCCGTGGCTCCGGGGAAATTCTCCCGACGTCTTGTGCATGCAGGAAACGAAGGTGGAGGACAGCCAGTTTCCCGTTTCCGCCTTTGAGGAGGCCGGATACCAGGTGGTCTTCCGGGGCGCAAAAAGGTACAATGGCGTGGCTATCGCCTCCCGAATCTCACCCGTCGAGGTCATTCATGGCCTTGGCGATGACGGCCCCCCGGACGACGACCGGCTGGTCGCCGCCCGCTTTTCCGGGATTGTCGTCGTAAATTCCTACGTCCCGCAGGGCCGGGAAAAGGAATCCGTCCATTTCCGCTACAAGCTGGAATGGTTCAAACGGCTGGGGATTTTTTTTAACCATCGCTGGTCGCCGGATACTCCGCTTCTCTGGTGCGGCGATTTGAACGTTGCCCCTGAGGATATCGACGTTCACGATCCCAAGCGGCTTCTCGGCCATGTCTGCTTCACCCCCGAGGTATGGGAGGCGTACGGCGCCGTCCGGTCGTGGGGACTGGAAGACATTTACAGACGACATCATCCCGGCGAGGCGGGCCGCTACACCTTCTTCGATTATCGGGTCCCGAACGCAGTGCAACGCGGTCTGGGCTGGCGGATAGACCAAATTCTCGCTACCTCGCCGCTTGCCGCCCGTTCACTTTCCTGTGAGATAGACCTGAGTCCCCGCACCGCCGAAAAACCCTCCGACCACACGATCCTGGTGGCGGAATTTGCAAAAACATAG
- a CDS encoding acyl-CoA dehydratase activase — protein sequence MKCAGIDIGSRTIKLAVLENGKLVFSRKSVTSHNPLETAQELMNGVAFDVIAATGYGRHLIGGHLNCPVITEITAFALGARFFSGGCRSILDIGGQDTKAISLDDKGQMNKFEMNDKCAAGTGRFLEVMATALGFTLDEFSKAALSAGKTVKINSMCTVFAESEVVSLTSQGAMRDEVALGIHKAIVSRSAGLLKRIAPPGEIFFAGGVALNDCMRIILENEMGRPVFVPPDPQIVGAIGAALSASANI from the coding sequence ATGAAATGCGCCGGAATTGACATAGGCTCGCGAACCATCAAGCTTGCCGTGCTGGAAAACGGCAAGCTTGTCTTTTCCCGTAAGTCGGTCACGTCGCACAACCCGCTGGAAACGGCGCAGGAACTTATGAACGGCGTTGCCTTCGATGTCATCGCCGCCACCGGATACGGCCGCCATCTGATCGGAGGACACCTTAACTGTCCGGTGATCACCGAGATCACTGCCTTCGCCTTGGGCGCCCGCTTTTTTTCGGGCGGCTGCAGGTCAATCCTTGACATCGGAGGACAGGACACGAAGGCCATTTCTCTGGATGACAAAGGCCAGATGAATAAATTCGAAATGAACGACAAGTGCGCTGCCGGGACAGGCCGTTTCCTTGAGGTCATGGCAACTGCGCTCGGTTTCACACTGGATGAATTCTCAAAGGCGGCTCTTTCAGCCGGTAAAACCGTGAAGATCAACAGCATGTGCACTGTCTTTGCCGAATCCGAGGTTGTGTCTCTGACTTCACAGGGCGCGATGCGCGACGAGGTGGCGCTGGGCATTCACAAGGCTATCGTCAGCCGTTCGGCGGGTCTCCTGAAACGGATTGCGCCGCCGGGAGAAATATTTTTTGCCGGCGGCGTTGCGCTGAACGATTGCATGAGAATTATTCTCGAAAACGAAATGGGCAGACCCGTTTTTGTGCCACCCGACCCTCAGATTGTGGGAGCTATCGGGGCCGCGTTGAGCGCATCAGCAAATATATAG
- a CDS encoding DUF484 family protein, with translation MDNIDILNINNEIAIKFSKLEKDIVACEGIGELFAKLVFDSAEAFDIPAVWISLLRLPETWPIVYALNNEPALKDRLNVIEQASFSELCPEGPTPLLAFVDVKAFYRLMPPKLKFIIRSIAVAPINLHGYTIGSINHGDPSPERYRPGMDTTMLEHLMAVFSQRLSELLMR, from the coding sequence ATGGACAATATTGATATCCTGAATATAAACAACGAAATAGCCATCAAATTCAGTAAATTGGAGAAGGATATCGTTGCCTGTGAAGGGATCGGGGAGCTCTTCGCGAAACTGGTTTTTGACAGCGCCGAGGCCTTCGACATACCGGCCGTCTGGATATCGCTTTTGCGCCTCCCCGAAACCTGGCCGATCGTCTATGCCCTGAATAACGAACCCGCGCTGAAAGACCGCCTGAACGTGATCGAACAGGCGTCTTTTTCCGAGCTCTGTCCGGAGGGCCCCACCCCTCTCTTGGCCTTTGTCGATGTCAAGGCCTTCTATCGCCTGATGCCGCCCAAGTTGAAGTTCATCATCCGCTCCATCGCCGTGGCGCCGATCAATTTGCACGGCTATACAATCGGAAGCATCAACCACGGGGATCCGTCCCCGGAACGCTACCGTCCCGGCATGGATACCACAATGCTCGAACATCTTATGGCCGTATTTTCACAGCGGCTTTCCGAACTCCTCATGCGGTAA
- a CDS encoding 2-hydroxyacyl-CoA dehydratase family protein, which yields MSDYTKMWSELGLDLKGHDALLSVLGEAYANIFLSQKNRPEGMKYFDFVMSEVHGLRIKELMDAKAQGRKVIGSFCVFVPEELILAVDGVSVGLCTGAEFNFEGAETLLPRNTCSLIKSAFGFKLGKVCPYLESSDVIVGETTCDGKKKSYELLAPLVKDLYIMDMPQMKTAMGKALLKEEYRKFIEKLEEVSGKKITVESLKKGIEVVNAKRNAVKRLAAIRAADPAPISGLDALLVNQVFFYDDPIRFTDSVNKLCDELEDRVKKGAGVFAKGTARLLVSGCPMAVPNWKLPMLIEASNAVIVGEESCVGERGVRWLTEPTGNTVEDILDSITERYFNIDCAVFTPNPSRVEYMKEMTKKLGSHGVIHYSLQFCQPYIMESGPVEKELETSGVPTLRLETDYSQEDTGQLKTRLEAFVERLKKK from the coding sequence ATGTCGGATTACACAAAAATGTGGTCGGAACTCGGTCTTGATCTTAAGGGTCATGACGCGCTACTTTCCGTTCTTGGAGAGGCATATGCAAATATTTTTCTTTCGCAAAAGAACCGCCCGGAGGGAATGAAGTACTTTGATTTCGTCATGAGCGAAGTGCATGGCCTGCGCATCAAGGAGCTTATGGACGCGAAGGCGCAGGGCCGGAAAGTAATAGGTTCGTTCTGCGTTTTCGTTCCCGAAGAGTTGATTCTTGCGGTGGATGGAGTTTCGGTCGGATTATGCACCGGGGCGGAATTCAATTTTGAGGGCGCCGAAACGCTGTTGCCCCGAAATACATGCTCACTCATCAAATCTGCTTTCGGCTTCAAGCTTGGGAAGGTATGTCCCTATCTGGAATCAAGCGACGTCATTGTAGGAGAAACTACCTGCGACGGCAAGAAAAAGTCGTATGAGCTTCTGGCTCCGCTGGTCAAAGACCTGTACATCATGGACATGCCCCAGATGAAAACCGCTATGGGCAAGGCTTTGCTGAAGGAAGAATACCGCAAGTTCATCGAAAAACTTGAAGAGGTAAGCGGTAAAAAGATAACCGTTGAATCGCTGAAAAAGGGGATTGAAGTCGTTAATGCAAAACGAAATGCCGTGAAAAGACTGGCCGCGATTCGCGCCGCCGACCCGGCGCCGATATCCGGTCTGGACGCTTTGCTCGTGAATCAGGTGTTTTTCTATGATGACCCTATCCGCTTTACCGACTCGGTGAATAAACTCTGCGACGAACTGGAAGACCGCGTAAAAAAAGGCGCCGGCGTTTTCGCGAAGGGCACAGCACGTCTGCTGGTTTCCGGATGCCCCATGGCCGTTCCCAACTGGAAACTGCCCATGCTGATTGAAGCAAGCAACGCGGTCATTGTGGGCGAGGAATCCTGCGTGGGCGAACGCGGCGTGCGCTGGCTGACGGAGCCCACGGGGAACACTGTGGAAGATATCCTTGATTCAATCACCGAACGATATTTCAATATCGACTGCGCTGTTTTTACGCCGAACCCGTCGCGGGTCGAGTACATGAAGGAAATGACGAAAAAACTCGGGTCGCATGGCGTTATTCATTATAGCCTGCAATTCTGCCAGCCTTACATCATGGAAAGCGGACCTGTGGAAAAAGAGCTGGAAACATCGGGCGTGCCGACCCTGCGCCTGGAAACGGATTACAGTCAGGAAGACACGGGACAGCTAAAGACAAGGCTTGAGGCCTTTGTCGAGCGGTTGAAGAAAAAATGA
- the yedF gene encoding sulfurtransferase-like selenium metabolism protein YedF: MKKTIDARGLACPQPVILAKKALEENAEVTVLVDDDIAVENISRLATKTACSFSVTKKEGGVREIELVRTGAAAPPPVDDAALAAELTCAVLPKKEAGPLVVVLSDNRMGRGDDFLGDVLIRGFLHTLLQLNPLPATIICYNAGVKLAVKDSTVLDDLQQLAQAGVDILVCGTCVSYFGLGEQIAAGRISNMYDILETMAGAARLVRP; this comes from the coding sequence ATGAAGAAAACCATTGACGCCCGCGGGCTTGCCTGTCCGCAGCCAGTGATTTTGGCAAAAAAGGCGCTTGAGGAAAACGCCGAAGTGACCGTTCTGGTGGACGATGACATCGCCGTGGAGAACATCAGCCGCCTGGCCACCAAAACGGCCTGCAGCTTCTCTGTGACTAAAAAGGAGGGAGGGGTTCGGGAGATAGAACTGGTGAGGACTGGCGCTGCGGCCCCTCCCCCCGTGGACGACGCCGCTCTCGCCGCAGAGCTGACCTGCGCAGTTTTGCCGAAAAAGGAAGCTGGCCCCCTCGTGGTGGTCCTTTCCGACAATCGCATGGGGCGGGGTGACGACTTCCTGGGAGACGTCCTGATCCGGGGCTTCCTCCACACCCTTCTGCAACTCAACCCGCTGCCGGCAACGATCATCTGCTACAACGCCGGGGTTAAACTCGCCGTGAAGGATTCGACTGTCCTCGATGACTTGCAGCAATTGGCGCAGGCCGGCGTGGACATCCTCGTCTGCGGAACCTGCGTGAGCTATTTCGGGCTGGGCGAGCAGATCGCGGCGGGACGTATTTCCAATATGTACGATATCCTCGAAACGATGGCGGGCGCCGCCCGGCTGGTGCGCCCGTGA
- a CDS encoding DMT family transporter translates to MIIYLKLILTAIFWGGTFVAARAVSGHIGPFTGSFVRFAAASLFLALAALLKEGRLPRLEKHQVFPAVLLGMTGVFAYNVFFFSGLQTITAGRASLIVAINPVLISLLSDLFFHERLHTAKIAGAFLCISGVILVVSRGNPLSLFSGGIGRGELFIMGCVISWVAYSLIGKAIMKDLAPFAAVLYSCAIGAAALFPMALRENLTERIGGFSMSDWSALLYLAFFGTVIGFYWYYEGIAAIGAARASVFINLVPVSGVFLGWLLLGERVNLSIVAGAALVIGGVYLTNMPRLKA, encoded by the coding sequence ATGATCATCTATCTCAAGCTCATCCTGACCGCGATTTTCTGGGGGGGAACATTTGTTGCGGCAAGGGCTGTCTCGGGCCATATTGGACCGTTTACCGGATCGTTTGTGCGCTTTGCAGCGGCATCCCTATTTCTTGCATTGGCAGCGCTGCTCAAAGAAGGGCGCCTCCCCCGTCTGGAGAAACATCAGGTGTTTCCCGCCGTACTCCTCGGAATGACGGGGGTCTTTGCCTACAATGTCTTTTTCTTCAGCGGCCTGCAGACAATAACCGCCGGGCGGGCGTCGTTGATTGTGGCGATAAACCCTGTGCTGATTTCCCTTTTATCAGACCTGTTTTTTCATGAAAGGCTGCACACCGCCAAAATCGCCGGGGCCTTTTTATGCATATCCGGGGTAATACTGGTTGTCTCCCGGGGCAATCCCCTCTCCCTGTTTTCCGGGGGCATTGGCCGCGGTGAATTGTTTATCATGGGATGCGTCATCAGTTGGGTAGCCTACTCGCTGATCGGCAAGGCCATCATGAAGGATTTGGCCCCCTTCGCCGCGGTTCTCTATTCCTGCGCAATCGGCGCCGCGGCCTTATTTCCAATGGCTCTTAGGGAAAACCTGACAGAAAGAATAGGCGGATTCAGCATGAGCGATTGGTCGGCGCTTCTCTATCTTGCCTTCTTCGGCACGGTTATCGGATTTTACTGGTACTACGAAGGGATAGCGGCAATCGGCGCTGCCCGCGCCTCCGTTTTTATCAATCTCGTTCCGGTGAGCGGGGTCTTTCTCGGCTGGCTGCTCCTTGGAGAGCGCGTTAATCTTTCAATAGTCGCAGGCGCCGCTCTGGTCATAGGGGGCGTTTATCTGACAAACATGCCCCGGTTAAAGGCATAA
- a CDS encoding peptidase C39 family protein gives MMFKIPYYAQTAEFTCGPACVLMILKHFDPHLKLNRSLEFEVWRQCNMIGVRGADPFGMSVPLLDAGYQVHLATQSRRMIDADLWRRRLQESEFTPEEEELAVFGIAENKKRALGRGLTVEQGRLTVERVARYCSEGLIPVALVHMGVVHQLDIPHWVVVTDIGDARVVLNDPYPPKGGKGIVVSREEFQKMLDDVGTRIGMSPSVILIRKCRPGQESADRMSE, from the coding sequence ATGATGTTCAAAATACCCTACTACGCCCAAACCGCTGAATTCACCTGCGGCCCCGCCTGTGTGCTGATGATTTTAAAGCATTTTGACCCCCATCTGAAGCTGAACCGCTCCCTGGAGTTTGAGGTGTGGCGACAGTGCAACATGATAGGAGTAAGAGGCGCCGACCCTTTCGGGATGAGCGTCCCGCTGCTGGATGCCGGTTATCAGGTACACCTCGCGACGCAAAGCAGGCGGATGATCGACGCTGATTTGTGGAGACGACGGCTGCAGGAAAGTGAATTTACACCGGAAGAGGAGGAATTGGCAGTTTTCGGGATTGCCGAGAACAAGAAACGCGCCCTGGGCCGCGGCCTGACCGTGGAGCAGGGGCGATTGACGGTTGAACGGGTTGCCCGGTACTGCAGCGAAGGTTTAATCCCGGTAGCACTGGTTCACATGGGGGTGGTGCATCAGTTGGATATTCCTCATTGGGTTGTGGTGACGGATATCGGAGATGCTCGGGTAGTCTTAAATGACCCGTATCCTCCCAAGGGGGGAAAGGGCATTGTCGTGAGTCGGGAGGAGTTCCAAAAGATGCTCGATGATGTCGGAACCAGGATCGGGATGAGCCCCTCTGTTATCCTTATCAGAAAATGCAGGCCGGGGCAGGAATCTGCGGACAGAATGTCAGAATAG
- a CDS encoding aminotransferase class V-fold PLP-dependent enzyme, translated as MMQPDSGENRLIYFDNAATTWPKPPEMIAAMGHYNEMAGGSPGRSGHRRSLAAGRIILEAREALAELFGIGDSLRIAFTKNATEALNIALLGLLHPGDHVITSSMEHNSVMRPLRFLETQGVSLSVVSCSGEGRLNPEDVRTAIRPQTRLLVVTHASNVTGTILPLAELGQISREQGLLFCVDAAQTAGALPIHVDEMAIDLLAFSGHKSLFGPQGTGGLYIREGIEKQLQPLMMGGTGSRSEFEAQPDFLPDKYESGTPNTIGIAGLGAGVRFVLAAGVEAIRRKEEGLTDKFLKGFASLQGIALYGPPDAASRTAVVSFNIAGVSPSEAALMFEERFGILCRPGLQCAPAAHRTIGTFSGGTIRFGFGYFNTDEEISFALEAIRCLAAET; from the coding sequence ATGATGCAACCCGATTCGGGGGAAAACCGGCTCATCTATTTTGATAACGCCGCCACTACCTGGCCCAAACCACCAGAAATGATTGCGGCGATGGGCCATTACAATGAAATGGCCGGCGGCAGTCCCGGCCGTTCCGGCCACCGGCGCTCGCTCGCTGCGGGGCGAATCATCCTGGAGGCCCGGGAGGCGCTGGCGGAGCTTTTCGGAATCGGGGATTCACTCCGAATCGCCTTCACCAAAAATGCCACGGAGGCGCTGAATATCGCCCTGCTGGGGCTCCTCCATCCGGGCGATCATGTCATAACCTCCAGCATGGAGCACAATTCCGTCATGCGGCCCTTGCGCTTTTTAGAGACGCAAGGGGTGAGTCTGTCTGTCGTTTCCTGCTCCGGGGAAGGAAGGCTGAATCCCGAGGATGTCCGCACCGCGATTCGGCCACAGACCCGCCTGCTGGTTGTCACCCACGCCTCGAATGTCACGGGAACCATCCTGCCCCTTGCCGAGCTGGGACAAATCTCCCGGGAGCAGGGACTTCTGTTTTGCGTGGATGCTGCCCAGACGGCAGGGGCATTGCCCATCCATGTTGACGAAATGGCGATCGACCTGCTGGCTTTTTCCGGCCACAAGTCCCTCTTCGGACCTCAGGGAACAGGCGGGCTTTACATCCGGGAGGGGATAGAAAAGCAGCTCCAGCCTTTAATGATGGGCGGTACGGGGAGCCGCTCGGAGTTCGAAGCGCAGCCCGATTTCCTGCCCGACAAATACGAGTCGGGCACCCCCAACACCATCGGGATCGCCGGCCTGGGCGCCGGGGTTCGTTTTGTCCTCGCCGCCGGGGTCGAAGCCATCCGCCGCAAAGAGGAAGGGTTGACGGATAAATTTTTGAAGGGGTTTGCCTCGCTGCAAGGCATTGCCCTTTACGGGCCGCCCGACGCCGCGAGCCGGACAGCCGTTGTTTCTTTCAACATCGCCGGCGTTTCACCTTCCGAGGCGGCGCTTATGTTCGAAGAACGCTTCGGCATCCTCTGCCGGCCGGGGCTGCAATGCGCCCCTGCCGCGCACCGGACGATCGGAACCTTCTCCGGAGGAACGATCCGCTTCGGCTTCGGTTACTTTAACACGGACGAGGAAATTTCCTTTGCCCTGGAGGCTATCCGCTGTCTGGCGGCAGAAACCTGA